The window CTTTGCAGAGCAGACCGGCGGCTATCTGACGGCTGCCGACCTGGATGGCGCCGCAGCAGAATGGGTTGAACCCATCAGCGCCAACTTCCGCGATCTGACCCTGCACGAGATTCCGCCCAACGGCCAGGGTATTGCCGCACTGATGGGTGTTGGCATCCTCAACACCTTCGACCTGGAATCCATGGGGCTGGACAGTCCCGATTTTTATCATGCAAGCATTGAAGCCATGAAACTGGCATTTGCCGATTTGCATGAACATATTGCCGATCCTGCCCATATGACAACGATGGCGGCCGACCTGTTATCGCCAGCCTATCTGCAGGAGCGCGCCCGCCTGATCAATATGGATAAAGCCTCTACACCCGCGGCCGGCATGCCTGCCAATGGCGGCACCGTGTATATGACGGCCGCAGACCAGCACGGCACGATGGTGTCGTTCATTCAGTCCAACTACCATGGCTTCGGATCCGGCGTGGTGGTGCCCGGCACCGGTATCGCACTGCATAACCGGGGCTGCGGCTTCAATCTGCGCCAGGGCCATGCCAACTGTGTCGGCCCCCGAAAAAAACCCATGCACACCATTATTCCCGGCTTTATCACCCGCCAGGGCGAGCCGCTGATGTCCTTCGGCGTGATGGGCGGCAGCATGCAGGCGCAGGGCCATGTTCAGATGGTGGCACGTCTGGGGGCTTTCGGACAAAATCCGCAAGCCATGAGCGATGCGCCACGCTTCCGTGTGGAAAACGGTCCCGTTGTGTATCTGGAAGCCCATACGCCCGAGGCAGTGGTCCAGAGCCTGCAAGCGCGTGGCCACCGGGTCACGGTGACTGCCCCCGACAGCCTGGAGTTTGGCTCGGCGCAACTGATTTATAAAGCCGAGCATGGCTATTACGCCGCGTCCGACTCCCGCCGCGACGGCCAGGCCGTCGGTTTCTGACGCAGCACCGAACAACCCAATGGAGTGACCATGCCGGACCCGATTTTTTCCCTGCAGCAAGGCACTATCCCTCTGCTCATCTCCATTCCCCATATGGGGACCACGCTGGAGCCGCAGATTGCCGAGAACTTCACGCAAGTGGCCGGGTTCGTCGATGATACCGACTGGCATCTGGATCGGCTATACAGCTTCGCCAGAGACGGCGGTGCCTCGTTTCTGACGCCGGTCTATTCACGCTACATTATTGACCTGAACCGTCCGCCCGATGATGAAAATCTGTACCCGGGTCAGGACACCACCGGCCTGTGCCCCGTGGACACCTTTGACAAAGAGCCGCTGTACCTGACGGGACGCGAGCCCTCTGAGCAGGAAAAGCAACGGCGCCGGCAGCTATTCTGGGAACCCTACCACGCGGCCCTGCAGGCCGAGCTGCAGCGCATCCGCCAGAAACATGGCTATGCGGTGCTGTGGGAAGCGCATTCCATCCGGTCCGAGATCAGCCGTTTTTTCCCCGGCAAACTGACAGACTTCAATTTCGGTACCGCCAATAACCAAAGCGCTCATCCGCAGCTGTGCTCGGTGCTGGCGCAACAAATCGAACAGGACGGGCAGTTTACTGCTGCCGCCAACGGTCGCTTCAAGGGCGGCTATATCACCCGCCAGTATGGCAATCCGGCACAACGTATTCACGCCGTACAACTGGAACTGACTCAGATTGCCTATATGGAGGAGTCACGGCCCTTTGCGTACGACGAGGCCAAAGCGGCCCGGGTCACACCCCTGCTGCAGCAGGCGCTGGAAACCACGCTGCGCTACGCACAAATGTGAGCAAGACGCGACGGCCCAAACAAGGCGCTCTCCCTTATCACACCGCTTCCTTATCACACCGCTCCCGTATCACGACGGAACAACGCTGCACCAGGCGAAGACCCGTTCTTTCAGATAAAACACGATTGAAATACCACGCCTGAAATAACGATAGCCCGCATCACCTATGACGGCACCAACGACAAGGGGCACCTCACCGGCGCCCCTTGCTTCATATTATGGCTATAAGCCAGACGATCACTGCGGATTATGCATCATCGCCTGCCGCCTGATCCAGCAGCTTTTTGCCCTTACGGCTGAACCTGCGCATCACCAGAGGCAACAGCACGACTGCTGCCGATGCGATCCACAGACCGACTGAAATATTGCTCTCGACCAAAATCGTGGGATCACCATTGGTAATGGACAGGGCACGGCGCAGGTTTTGTTCCATCATATCGCCCAGCACCACACCCAGCACCAGCGGCGCCATGGGAAGTTCCATCTTGCGCAACCAGTAGCCAATGACACCGATAATCACAACCATCGTCAGATCAAAACTGCCCGCATTGATCGCATAGACCCCGATGAAACTGATACACAGAATACCCGGCACCAGCAACCAGCCTGGTACGGCCAGCACTTTGGAGAACACGCGCACCATGGGTACGTTCATGATAAAGAGCAGCACGTTGGCGATGAACAGCGACGCGATCAGGCCCCATACCAGTTCAGGCTTGGAGTCGAACAATACCGGACCCGGCGTGATGTTATACAGTGTGAGTGCGCCCATCATGACCGCAGTGGTGCCGGAACCGGGCACACCCAGCGTCAGCATCGGTACAAACGAACCAATCGCCGAACCGGTAGCGGCCGCTTCAGGTGCCACCAGCCCGCGCATATCACCCTTACCAAATTTGGCATTGGGATCCTTGTTTTCGATAATGCGTTTTTCCTGAGAGTAAGCCACCGCAGCCGCCACACTGGCACCCGCGCCGGGCAGTACACCAACGAAAAAGCCGACAAAGGCGCTGCGCACGACGCTCCACCAGGTGAAGGCCAGCTCTTTCAGATTGAACAGCTTGCGACCACTGGAATCGACTTCCACATGCTGACCACCCATGACTTTCTCAAGCATTTCCAGCAGCTCAGCCACGGCAAACAAACCGATAACCACCACCACAAACTCAATACCATCGGCCAGATGCACGGAGTCAAAGGTGTAGCGATAGACGCCGGAGTTGGAGTCGACGCCAACCACAGAAATCGCCAGGCCAAGCATGGCAGCCAGGGTGCCCTTGACGGGTTTTTTACCCAGCAGGCTGGTCAGGCAGCAGAACGAAAAAACCATCAGAACAAAATATTCGGGCGGACCAAAGGCCAGGGCCCAGCGTGCCAGCAATGGTGCCAGCAACATAATACCGACCACGGACACCGTCGCACCAAAGAAGGCAGACCAGGCAGACAGGGACAGTGCAACGTTAGCCAGACCCTGACGCGCCAGCGGATAACCGTCAAGTGTGGTCATGATCGCACTGGCTTCACCCGGCACATTCAGCAGAATCGACGTAATCCGGCCACCATATTCGGCACCCACATACACGGCAGCCAGCAGAATCAGGGCCGATTCAGGCGGAAAATTCATGGCAAACGCCAGCGGAATCAGCATGGCGACGCCATTGATGGGACCCAGGCCGGGCAAGACACCCACCAGCGTGCCCAGAAAAGCGCCGACCGCAGCAATCAGCAGATTGCTCCAGGTCATGGCAACGCCGAAACCGATTGATAAATGATCGAGTAAGCCGCTCATAGCAGGCCCTCCAGAATGCCTGTTGGCAGCACGACATCAAGCGCACGGTCAAACAGGAAGAAAAACAAAACACCCATGATCGCCCCCCCGATCAGGCACTTGATCCAGGTGCCACCGAACAGGCGACCAACCAGCACGGTCATAATCGTTGTCGCGATAATAAAACCGAGCCACTGAAACAGGAAGGCGTAACCCAGGGCGACCAGCACCATCAGGAAAATACGGCCGTTGGCACCGGGCGGATTGGCCTCGGCGCTGAATTCGTTCTTGTAGATCAGCCATAGGCCACACAGGCCGATGACCAGCGCAATCAGCAAGGGAAAGGCACGCGGGCCAACAGGTTCATACGATACGGGCGCTTCCAGGTTCCAGCCAAAGACGGTCAGGAAGATGGCAAGCCCCAGGGATACAATCCCCAATATGCGATCATTCATGGTGGTAGTTCCAGACAGATATTGTCACGGCGCGAGAGCGCCTGCCGCTGCCGGGACCATACCCGGAACAGCGGTCAGAGTGGCATTATTATTTTTTAATCAGGCCAAATGAATCGGCCAGTTTCCGGTAGTCGGCAACCTGTTGCTTGACGTAAGCGTCCAGGTCGGCGCCGGTTTTATCAAAGGGGAACAAACCCTGTTGTTCACGCAATTTGGCAAAGCCCCCGTCAGCACCCATTTTCTTGAATGCGTCCAGCCAGAAGTTGTAATCGGCGTCGGAGACTTTAGGGCCTACGTAGTAGCCACGGATGATCGGCCACTGGATATCGTAGCCCTGTTCCTTGGCAGTAGGAACATCCTTGAATTTGCCCTCAAGACGTTTGTCATTGAACACGGCCAGCACTTTGATCGGCGCGCCGCCTTCGAGCATGGTGAAGGCTTCAGCCGCATCACCCATATAGGCCTGGATATGGCCGCCGCGCAGCGCAGTCACCGACTCGCCACCGCCTTCAAAGGCCACGAAACGCATTTTCTTGTAGTCCACACCCGCAGCCTTGGCTGTGAGTGCTGCTTTCATCCAGTCCTGGCTGCCAACCGTACCGCCGGCGCCCAGCACAATCTTGGTCGGATCATCCTTGAAAGCCTGCATGAGTGATTTCAGGTCGTTATAGGGAGAGTCATTGCGTACAACCACAACCCCATAATCGGTACCTACAGCAGCAAGCCAGCGAACATCGTTTTCGTTGTACTTGCCGAACTTGCCCTGGGCCAGGTTCAGCAGTGAACCACCGGAAAACGCGACGATAGCGCCACCTTCTGAGGGTTTTTGCGCAACCACGTTGTTATAGGCAACAGCACCGATACCACCAGGCATGTACACGATACGCATCGCACTTTTGAGCGCACCGCTTTGCTTGAGGCCTTCCTGCGCCAGACGGCAGGTCAGGTCAAAACCACCACCCGGCTGCGCCGGGGCGATACATTCAGGGCGACGGGGTTCGTCAGCAAACGCGGCCGGTGCCATCGCCAGCTGAGCAGCAATGACAGAAGCGCCGAAGACTCGGGACAGGAAAGAAGAACGCATGGTTAGTCTCATCTTTATAATTAAATGGTAGGAATTGGCCAGGCCTGCATACAGCCTGACCAGCCGTTGCCGTCCGGTTTTGCCCGTTGCTCTGGCACGCTTGGCGCGCACTGCAACCTGACAAAATCCGGCCCTGCGTGTTGTACAACTGCCCTAACACCCGGGATCACGGAACTTTGCGTACATTACAGATGGAACCTTTCGATTGCCTTTCAAATGTGGCATCTATGCTGTTCAGGGCTTCATATTAAGGGTAAACACTAATCTGACACGCAGCCCCTTGAGCTGTTCGCCCGACTCCAGCATCATTCTGGCCTGATGCATTTGCAGGATCGTGCTGACAATGGCCAGCCCCAGGCCCGCACCGGGCAAATGCTTACCTGCCTTGCCCCGCCGGAAGCGGGTGCCGGCCTTGTCCTTGTCTTCCTCAGACATACCCGGTCCGCTATCTTCGACCACCACCTGCGCCGTCTTATCATTCAATTGCATCAGCGAAATGGAGACCGCCCCCTCGCGTGGACAGTAGCGGATGGCATTATCCAGCACATTGCGCAGCGCCTCCTGCAGCAGCCAGGCAACGCCACACACACACAGCGGACTTTCGGGCGGAATCACTTCCAGATCAATGCGTCGTTCACGGATGACCGGCCACAGATCCCGAACCAGTTCATTCACCAGTTCGCCCAGATCGACGGGCGCACTGTCCTGCCATACCTGAGAATCCAGCGAATCGCGCACCCTGGCCAGCGCCAGCATCTGACTGGTCATGCGAATAGCCCGATCCACGCCTTCATTCATGGACATCAGCACTTCGCGCACTTCCTGAGGATCGGATTCACGCAAGGCATAATCCAGCTGCGTTTTGAGCACAGACAGCGGGGTTTTCAACTGATGCGAGGCATCATCCAGAAACTGCCGCTGCCGGTCCGCCTGCTCGGTATAACGCTGCATGTGCTGGTTGATCGCACTGACCAGCGGCTTGACCTCCTTGGGCATCCCTTCGGTGCTGACCGGACGTAAATCATTGATGGTGCGCGAGCGCATTTCGTAACGCAGGCGCTCCAGCGGCCGTACCGCAAAAATAACCCCGACAATCACGATGACCATCACCACGGCGATCAGCAGCAGATCGCGCCCGACGGAGCGCCATAACATGTTGTTGATAAAGGATTCCCGGTCGCCAATGCCTTCGGCCACCTGGATGATGATGCGCACACTTTTGTCCCCATACAGCGGCGGCACCGCCTCGCGTGCCATGACCACGGAACGCACCGGCGCACCCAGATAATCGGTATCGAAAAAATAGGCCTTGCCCGATTCCAGTCGCTGCTCGGGCATGGGCAGATCGGCATTACCGATTACCGAGAGGCCGTCTTCGGCGGCGATCTTGAAAAACACGTCGGCATTGGCCGTGAGCTCATAAAACTCCAGCAGGGTATAGGGCTGCTCCAGCGAGAGCCCGCCACTTTGCGTAGAGATATTATGGTTCAGTGAATTGAGTGCGCCGACCAGGGATCGGTCATAGGCCACCGTGATTTGCCTGCGCAAATCCTTGCTGGATAAGCCCAGGGCCGTTAGCATGGTCAGCAACAGCGCCGGTACCAGCAGCCAGAGCAGGATGGATTTAAGACTGCGCGAAAACAGTTTCATGGCTGGGCCGCCAGCGCTTCCAGACTGTAGCCCACGCCCCGCACGGTGACAATTTGCGCGCCGCTGTCGGCCAGCTTCTTGCGCAAGCGATGCACAATCACTTCAATGGCTTCCAGATTGACTTCCTTATCGTCGGCCACCACCCGGTCCAGAATAGACTGCTTGCTGATGGGTTCACCACTGCGTTGCATGAGCACGCGTAATACGGCGGTTTCCCGGGGCGACAGGGCCAGCGGCTGATCGGCCAGATAAAACTGCTGCAGGCTGGCGTCCAGCGACAGGTTCCCCAGGAGCAGGCGCGGCCGGCTTTTGCCGCGGCTGCGCCGGATGAGTGCGGTCAGGCGCGCTTCGAGCTCCCCCATTTCGAAAGGCTTGGCCAGGAAATCGTCGGCGCCCTGATGCAGCAGATCGATACGCTGATTTAGCGAATCGCGCGCAGTGAGCACCAGCACAGGCGTACGATCGTCGCGTGCGCGCATGCGTGCCAGCACACCGGCGCCGTCCAGCCCCGGCAGGCCCAGGTCCAGAATCACCGCATCGTACTCCTCAAGCTCCAGACGTCGTACCGCCAGCAGGCCATCGTCGGCCCACTCGACAATAAAACCGGCATAGCGAGCCAGGCTTTTGGCAAGCCATTTGGCCAGGGACGGTTCGTCTTCTACTAGTAATATTCTCATTGTTACGTTGCAGCACAGGCATACGGTACAGCTCATATGCCCGGGCAGCGGACGGAAATTGGATGGGGCGATTATGAACCCAGGCGCCATGAACTGCAACTGTCTTGCGCGGCCCGGAAAGAACGCAGACACACGTCAGCGGCTGTTTCCGGCACCGTTACGGTCTGCAGTGCAGATTCGGCTCGGGTGAAAAATATTTCATTACCGCGTGCTGCGCATGCAAAATTGCGCCAGTCCGTTTATTATCAGGATAGGCACAAGAATATAAAAAAAACCGACGCTATGCTGCACTGTTGTTCGCAATGGTGCAGCGCAATTTCATATAAATACCACAGACACAGAAAGGATAAGTAATGAGCCAGTATGAAGCACTCAGTCTTTACATTGATGGTGAGTTTCTTTCAGGAGACGGACGTACCACACAGGATGTGATCAACCCCGCTACCGGCGAAGTGCTGGCACAATTGCCGCACGCCAGCGAAGCGGATCTGGATCGTGCCCTTCAGGCAGCCGAGCGCGCCTTCCAGACCTGGAAACACAGCTCCCCCATGGATCGTTCGGCCATTTTGCGCAAGGCAGCCGAACTGGCGCGTGAGCGGGCACAGGACATTGGCCTGAACCTGACACGGGACCAGGGCAAGCCGCTGGCCGAAGCGGTCGGCGAAATTGTCAGTTGTGCCGATCATTGCGACTGGCATGCCGAAGAATGCCGCCGTATCTATGGCCGTATCGTGCCCCCACGCAACCCGGCAGTACGCCAGCTTGTCGTGCGCGAACCCATTGGCGTATGTGCTGCCTTCACGCCATGGAACTTCCCATTCAATCAGGCAATCCGCAAGATTTCTGCGGCTATCGGCGCCGGTTGCACCATCATCCTGAAAGGCCCTGAAGACGCGCCCAGCGCCGTGATGGCCATTGCCCGCATTTTCCATGATGCCGGCCTGCCCAAAGGCATTCTGAACATCGTTTGGGGTGATCCACCGAAAGTATCTGATTACCTGATCCGCTCACCCATCGTACGCAAAGTCTCGTTCACCGGTTCGGTTCCCGTGGGTAAACAACTGGCCGCACTGGCCGGCGCTCATATGAAACGCATTACCATGGAATTGGGCGGCCACTCGCCCGTGCTGGTGTTCGACGATGCCGATATTCCCAAAGCCGCCAAAATGCTGGCCAAGTTCAAAATCCGCAACGCCGGTCAGGTCTGCATTTCCCCTACGCGCTTCTACGTGCAGGAAAAAGCCTATGACCAGTTCCTGTCCATCTTCGTCGACACACTGAAAGGCATCAAAGTGGGCGATGGTACCGCCAAGGACACGGAAATGGGACCGCTGGCGCATGAGCGTCGTGTCGGCGCCATTGCTTCGTTCGTAGAAGACGCCCGTAAAGGCGGCGCGACGATTGAACTGGGCGGTGATCCGCTGGGTGGTCAGGGTTACTTCTTCCCACCGACCGTGGTGACCAACATCAGCGATGATTCACGCCTGATGACCGAAGAGCCGTTTGGCCCGATCGCACCGGTCGTGCGTTTCTCCGATACGGACGAAGTCATCAAGCGCGCCAACAGCCTGCCTTTCGGCCTGTCTTCCTACGTGTTCACCACTTCGCTGCAGACAGCGCACAAAGCGTCCAATGAAATCGAAGCCGGTATGGTCA of the Advenella mimigardefordensis DPN7 genome contains:
- a CDS encoding gamma-glutamyltransferase family protein, producing MSDLNWSFPYRSQKMPVFARNVVSTSQPLAAQAGLSMLYRGGNAVDSALATAIALTVVEPVMNGIGGDLFVQIWHEGKLYGLSACGRSPEKWTYDLFKDQPSMPGRGWGTVTVPTQVAGWRALSERFGKLPFEELFEPAIRYAEQGFMVSPTISRIWAQQAEPCKDQPGFAQAFMPDGQTPKAGQLWRFPEQAATLNDIAQTRGDSFYRGALAEKIIAFAEQTGGYLTAADLDGAAAEWVEPISANFRDLTLHEIPPNGQGIAALMGVGILNTFDLESMGLDSPDFYHASIEAMKLAFADLHEHIADPAHMTTMAADLLSPAYLQERARLINMDKASTPAAGMPANGGTVYMTAADQHGTMVSFIQSNYHGFGSGVVVPGTGIALHNRGCGFNLRQGHANCVGPRKKPMHTIIPGFITRQGEPLMSFGVMGGSMQAQGHVQMVARLGAFGQNPQAMSDAPRFRVENGPVVYLEAHTPEAVVQSLQARGHRVTVTAPDSLEFGSAQLIYKAEHGYYAASDSRRDGQAVGF
- a CDS encoding response regulator encodes the protein MRILLVEDEPSLAKWLAKSLARYAGFIVEWADDGLLAVRRLELEEYDAVILDLGLPGLDGAGVLARMRARDDRTPVLVLTARDSLNQRIDLLHQGADDFLAKPFEMGELEARLTALIRRSRGKSRPRLLLGNLSLDASLQQFYLADQPLALSPRETAVLRVLMQRSGEPISKQSILDRVVADDKEVNLEAIEVIVHRLRKKLADSGAQIVTVRGVGYSLEALAAQP
- the hutG gene encoding N-formylglutamate deformylase; amino-acid sequence: MTMPDPIFSLQQGTIPLLISIPHMGTTLEPQIAENFTQVAGFVDDTDWHLDRLYSFARDGGASFLTPVYSRYIIDLNRPPDDENLYPGQDTTGLCPVDTFDKEPLYLTGREPSEQEKQRRRQLFWEPYHAALQAELQRIRQKHGYAVLWEAHSIRSEISRFFPGKLTDFNFGTANNQSAHPQLCSVLAQQIEQDGQFTAAANGRFKGGYITRQYGNPAQRIHAVQLELTQIAYMEESRPFAYDEAKAARVTPLLQQALETTLRYAQM
- a CDS encoding tripartite tricarboxylate transporter TctB family protein; protein product: MNDRILGIVSLGLAIFLTVFGWNLEAPVSYEPVGPRAFPLLIALVIGLCGLWLIYKNEFSAEANPPGANGRIFLMVLVALGYAFLFQWLGFIIATTIMTVLVGRLFGGTWIKCLIGGAIMGVLFFFLFDRALDVVLPTGILEGLL
- a CDS encoding tripartite tricarboxylate transporter permease gives rise to the protein MSGLLDHLSIGFGVAMTWSNLLIAAVGAFLGTLVGVLPGLGPINGVAMLIPLAFAMNFPPESALILLAAVYVGAEYGGRITSILLNVPGEASAIMTTLDGYPLARQGLANVALSLSAWSAFFGATVSVVGIMLLAPLLARWALAFGPPEYFVLMVFSFCCLTSLLGKKPVKGTLAAMLGLAISVVGVDSNSGVYRYTFDSVHLADGIEFVVVVIGLFAVAELLEMLEKVMGGQHVEVDSSGRKLFNLKELAFTWWSVVRSAFVGFFVGVLPGAGASVAAAVAYSQEKRIIENKDPNAKFGKGDMRGLVAPEAAATGSAIGSFVPMLTLGVPGSGTTAVMMGALTLYNITPGPVLFDSKPELVWGLIASLFIANVLLFIMNVPMVRVFSKVLAVPGWLLVPGILCISFIGVYAINAGSFDLTMVVIIGVIGYWLRKMELPMAPLVLGVVLGDMMEQNLRRALSITNGDPTILVESNISVGLWIASAAVVLLPLVMRRFSRKGKKLLDQAAGDDA
- a CDS encoding NAD-dependent succinate-semialdehyde dehydrogenase yields the protein MSQYEALSLYIDGEFLSGDGRTTQDVINPATGEVLAQLPHASEADLDRALQAAERAFQTWKHSSPMDRSAILRKAAELARERAQDIGLNLTRDQGKPLAEAVGEIVSCADHCDWHAEECRRIYGRIVPPRNPAVRQLVVREPIGVCAAFTPWNFPFNQAIRKISAAIGAGCTIILKGPEDAPSAVMAIARIFHDAGLPKGILNIVWGDPPKVSDYLIRSPIVRKVSFTGSVPVGKQLAALAGAHMKRITMELGGHSPVLVFDDADIPKAAKMLAKFKIRNAGQVCISPTRFYVQEKAYDQFLSIFVDTLKGIKVGDGTAKDTEMGPLAHERRVGAIASFVEDARKGGATIELGGDPLGGQGYFFPPTVVTNISDDSRLMTEEPFGPIAPVVRFSDTDEVIKRANSLPFGLSSYVFTTSLQTAHKASNEIEAGMVNINHFGVALPETPFGGVKDSGIGSEGGSETFDGYLVTKFITQI
- a CDS encoding Bug family tripartite tricarboxylate transporter substrate binding protein encodes the protein MAPAAFADEPRRPECIAPAQPGGGFDLTCRLAQEGLKQSGALKSAMRIVYMPGGIGAVAYNNVVAQKPSEGGAIVAFSGGSLLNLAQGKFGKYNENDVRWLAAVGTDYGVVVVRNDSPYNDLKSLMQAFKDDPTKIVLGAGGTVGSQDWMKAALTAKAAGVDYKKMRFVAFEGGGESVTALRGGHIQAYMGDAAEAFTMLEGGAPIKVLAVFNDKRLEGKFKDVPTAKEQGYDIQWPIIRGYYVGPKVSDADYNFWLDAFKKMGADGGFAKLREQQGLFPFDKTGADLDAYVKQQVADYRKLADSFGLIKK
- a CDS encoding sensor histidine kinase produces the protein MKLFSRSLKSILLWLLVPALLLTMLTALGLSSKDLRRQITVAYDRSLVGALNSLNHNISTQSGGLSLEQPYTLLEFYELTANADVFFKIAAEDGLSVIGNADLPMPEQRLESGKAYFFDTDYLGAPVRSVVMAREAVPPLYGDKSVRIIIQVAEGIGDRESFINNMLWRSVGRDLLLIAVVMVIVIVGVIFAVRPLERLRYEMRSRTINDLRPVSTEGMPKEVKPLVSAINQHMQRYTEQADRQRQFLDDASHQLKTPLSVLKTQLDYALRESDPQEVREVLMSMNEGVDRAIRMTSQMLALARVRDSLDSQVWQDSAPVDLGELVNELVRDLWPVIRERRIDLEVIPPESPLCVCGVAWLLQEALRNVLDNAIRYCPREGAVSISLMQLNDKTAQVVVEDSGPGMSEEDKDKAGTRFRRGKAGKHLPGAGLGLAIVSTILQMHQARMMLESGEQLKGLRVRLVFTLNMKP